Within the Salinimonas marina genome, the region CAGCCACACCTGCCCCTTGTCGTCTTGCCATACCAAGGCTTTTTGCGGAAGATCGATGGCTACCGTCGGCGCGCATTGCATCAGGGGGGTACCAATCTTGGGGTTACCAAAAATCAGCGTTGTTGTAGGCCGTAATGAAAGACTCACATTATCAGCATTGGCGGCATGGTCGATACGCGTAAAGAAGGTCAGTTTCTTCTCGTTTACTAACTGCTCAAAGCGATCGGCCGTTTCGGTGACCGAATAGGCACTTGGCTTTTTTATCAGTCCTTCGGCGGCCTGCACCGTAAAGGTCATCAGTGCCGAAAGCGCTAACAGGTTCAGATGAACTTTCATCTTTTTCTCCTTTTGATGTAAGGGGCGGATAAGGCGTTTATGCGTCGAATATTACGAAAAACCAGACGCCACAAAGTACTTACCTCCGTGGGAACACGGCCGATCATCAGCGGGATGTTTTCACTGCCGTCAATATCGTGATTGAAGCGAGGCAGTATAAAAACGAAATTGCAGTAGTGAAGATGCTGAAAATAGCAGAGGTTGGGGCAGTAACTGGCTTAACAGAGCATCACATATCAATCGCTCTGTCTGTGTTGCCCGCCGGGAATCTGAGTAGGGTATCCATCCTAAACGACCGGTATCGCCTTACGCCACTTTTTGCACACTCCTATCAGGCGAGAGTCAGGGCGAGGTGAGTTGGACAATCAAAGCGTCTCACTTTTCAATGGAAACTTTATACAGACACTCAAAGATTTTTTGTCGTAAACGTAGTCAATACTGCCGCCTAACGCTTTAACTAAAGCGTTCACTATAGCTAAGCCAAGGCCGGTGCCTCGCGCAGAGCTATCTCGCCAGAAGCGCTGCGACATTTTTTCGAGGGTTTCGTCAGCAAGGAGCGCAGCATTCTGCACCTCAATCTTGAAGTCATCAGTGCTTTCTTTAATCATCAGCGATATCGGCGGGCCTGTCTGCCCATGATGGCGGGCATTTTCTACTAAATTCTTGATAATAATACTGAAGGCAAAAGCGGGAATGTGAGTGATAACTGCAGCGCATTCAAGCTGAATATCAATATTGCTACGAGCAAAGCCTAATTGTTCAAATACGCTGTCCAATTCATGGTGCAGATTCCAGGGCTGAACATTGCCCCGCGCGCCATCGTTTTCCACCCGTGCAAGCAAAAGCAAGTTCTCCACCAGGCTCTGAAGCCGCAGTGCACTGGCAAGACTTTGTCTGATGGCGTTATTCTTAGGCTCGCCATCGGTAATTTTGGCAACTTGTAACTGACTGATGATACCGGTCAGCGGGGTTCTCAACTCGTGCGCAGCATTGGCGGTGAAGGATTTTTCCCTTTCGATGACGCCTTCAAGTTTTCCAAACAGAGAATTTTGGCTATCGATAAGCGGGGACAGCTCGATAAGTTTGTGCTCTAGCTGGATAGGCTTTAAATCATCTGGCGATCTGTTGGTAATCGCCTTTTTCAGTCGTTGAAGCGGCTTGAGCTCGCGGCCTATCGCAAACCAAATAATCACAAACGACACTATGATGGCTATGAAGGTAGGTAATGCACTCACCAGTACCATACTAACAAAGATAGAACGACGTTCAGATAGTTTTTCTGCAATCGCAATATTAAGATCAGGCGTATTTAAGGTGTAGCTTCGCCACTGGGTTTCGCCGACCATAAAAGAGTTGAAGCCAGAGGTTGCCGTGGGCGGCGAAGCGAACTCACCAGGATGACTGTTAGCAATCACCTCACCGCTTAACGAGCTAATCTTGCATGCAAGACCTTTGGCCGAGCCACTGTTACTAAACACTTTACTGGCATCGAGCCCCGGTCTGGCTCCCACCTGCGGGTTGGAAAGCGCCAGGTTGTTGACCATCCGAGCGGTAGACTGCAGCCGGCTATCCATAGCCTGGTTAATTTCATTCTGTAGCTGGGTGATAGAGAAGTAACTCGCAATAAGCCACAGCACAAAAAAGACAGGTGCGATAATCAATAGAAGTTTACAGCGAAGGCTCATTTTTGATCTTCACACGAGGCGAGACGAAACCCAAGGCCACGTTCTGTGACAATGGTATTTTTACCGATTTTTTTGCGTAAGTTGAACAGATGAACATTAAGGGCATTACTACTGACGTCTTCGTTTACCCCATACACATAGTCTTTTAGCTGACTTTCCACCAAAACCCGGTTGGGGTTAGATAAAAATGCCACCAGTAGCCGAAGCTCTGAAGCAGACAAGGCTAACCGTTTGTCGCCTAACATGGCGAGCTTGTTCTTTAAGTCATATTTTAACTCGCCATGTTGCAAATAATTGTTGTGCTGATGAGTAAACCGTCTATAGACTCTATTGATTCTTGCCACCAGCTCTTCAAAATCAAAGGGTTTGGTGATGTAGTCATCTGCACCTTGGTTTAAACCCTGAACTTTATCTTCAAGTGCATCTTTGGCTGTTAATAAGATAATAGGCATCTCCAGAGACTTGCTTTTAGCAAGGGCGATTAACCCCAGCCCGCTGCCATCGGGTAACGCGATATCTAAGAGACAAAGGTCAAAATGACATGTAGCGATATGGTGTTTTGCTTCACTTAAAGTTGCCGCGTGCGTCACCTGCATGAGCGCTTTACTCAGGTAAACGCATATCGCATCAGCAATAACTGCATCGTCCTCAACCAGGAGTATATTCATAAAACCTTACAGTACGTTGTGGCTTACAAAAAACTTTTCGCAAATTAATACCAAATTAATCTGGGCCAGATAGTCTATCAGCATAACTCATCCAAAATTACGTATGTAGTGACCAGCATTTCGATAGGCCCATTTGCACTGATGACCAGTACCGCTCTGACGCTCGCCAGTATCCTGCTATTCTGGTTTTTTGTGAGTTTTTTTACAAGGTCAACCAACTATCA harbors:
- a CDS encoding response regulator transcription factor, with the translated sequence MNILLVEDDAVIADAICVYLSKALMQVTHAATLSEAKHHIATCHFDLCLLDIALPDGSGLGLIALAKSKSLEMPIILLTAKDALEDKVQGLNQGADDYITKPFDFEELVARINRVYRRFTHQHNNYLQHGELKYDLKNKLAMLGDKRLALSASELRLLVAFLSNPNRVLVESQLKDYVYGVNEDVSSNALNVHLFNLRKKIGKNTIVTERGLGFRLASCEDQK
- a CDS encoding DUF302 domain-containing protein — encoded protein: MKVHLNLLALSALMTFTVQAAEGLIKKPSAYSVTETADRFEQLVNEKKLTFFTRIDHAANADNVSLSLRPTTTLIFGNPKIGTPLMQCAPTVAIDLPQKALVWQDDKGQVWLGYNDPEYLKTRHGIEGCDKYLKKIETVLGSLSDRVTQQEH
- a CDS encoding histidine kinase dimerization/phospho-acceptor domain-containing protein, coding for MSLRCKLLLIIAPVFFVLWLIASYFSITQLQNEINQAMDSRLQSTARMVNNLALSNPQVGARPGLDASKVFSNSGSAKGLACKISSLSGEVIANSHPGEFASPPTATSGFNSFMVGETQWRSYTLNTPDLNIAIAEKLSERRSIFVSMVLVSALPTFIAIIVSFVIIWFAIGRELKPLQRLKKAITNRSPDDLKPIQLEHKLIELSPLIDSQNSLFGKLEGVIEREKSFTANAAHELRTPLTGIISQLQVAKITDGEPKNNAIRQSLASALRLQSLVENLLLLARVENDGARGNVQPWNLHHELDSVFEQLGFARSNIDIQLECAAVITHIPAFAFSIIIKNLVENARHHGQTGPPISLMIKESTDDFKIEVQNAALLADETLEKMSQRFWRDSSARGTGLGLAIVNALVKALGGSIDYVYDKKSLSVCIKFPLKSETL